A region from the Candidatus Paceibacterota bacterium genome encodes:
- the asnB gene encoding asparagine synthase (glutamine-hydrolyzing) has product MCGITGFYGQGSKADLQAMNDTLIHRGPDSEGLYFENGKIGLGFRRLAIIDVRGGNQPIWNETKDVAVIFNGEIYNFQDLRNDLEKRHRFVTKTDTEVIIHLYEEVGEKCFERLNGMFAIAVYDLKKNKLVIARDRFGKKPLYYAEREGTVIFGSELKALLKHPLIRNPKLDATSLNLYLTHEFVPSPRTIYQNIFKVEPGTAISFDRSGKWELQFYFLKYNKDEPRLSETEYLEKLDFLLGDAVKKRLVSDVSLGIFLSGGLDSGAVAHYAMKFGSQQARTFSIGFDDKSFDESEWSSLTADYLGTLHQNKNFSAKEMQDLIPQVAKLIDEPVSDAALFPNYLLSKFARENVTVALAGDGGDEIFFGYPTFQSAKISDWFRKIPESLRRSLLEPTVGLLPTSFNNITLDYKLKRFFTGLHYPKKYEQLIWVGSFTPEEKRGLLHEDFLSQIEPGSEFSFVDKYRDPIKGAGELDQVGDFYLRTYLADGVLAIKDRASMMASLELRAPFLDYRLVDFAASLPTDLKMKGFNTKYLLKKLMEGKLPDEVVYRPKKGFGIPIAKWLRGELKDFMLETLSEESINEGKIFNYSFIKKLIDDHLSGKKDNRKLLWTLLVFELWRKEWLKA; this is encoded by the coding sequence ATGTGCGGCATAACTGGCTTCTATGGACAAGGTTCAAAGGCTGATCTTCAGGCGATGAATGACACGCTTATTCATCGTGGTCCGGACTCGGAAGGACTGTATTTCGAAAATGGCAAAATCGGTCTCGGTTTCAGACGGTTGGCCATTATTGACGTCCGCGGTGGCAATCAGCCGATTTGGAACGAGACGAAAGATGTAGCGGTTATTTTTAATGGTGAAATTTATAATTTCCAAGATTTACGCAACGACTTGGAGAAGCGTCATCGCTTTGTGACCAAAACTGACACGGAAGTTATCATCCACCTTTATGAGGAAGTCGGGGAAAAGTGTTTTGAGAGGCTAAATGGCATGTTTGCCATTGCCGTCTATGATTTAAAGAAAAATAAGTTGGTGATCGCCCGTGATCGATTCGGCAAAAAACCGCTTTATTATGCCGAACGAGAGGGGACGGTAATTTTCGGTTCTGAGCTCAAGGCTCTTCTCAAGCACCCACTGATCAGAAATCCCAAACTCGACGCCACTTCGCTTAATCTGTATTTGACGCACGAGTTTGTGCCGTCGCCGAGAACCATCTATCAGAATATTTTTAAAGTTGAGCCCGGAACGGCGATTTCCTTCGACCGATCAGGTAAATGGGAATTGCAATTTTATTTTTTAAAGTACAATAAAGATGAGCCGCGTTTGAGCGAAACGGAATATTTGGAAAAGTTGGATTTTTTGCTCGGTGATGCGGTCAAAAAGCGTTTAGTTTCGGATGTGTCGCTCGGAATATTTTTAAGCGGTGGACTTGATTCTGGCGCTGTAGCGCATTATGCGATGAAGTTTGGCAGCCAGCAGGCGCGAACTTTTTCGATCGGTTTTGATGATAAATCTTTCGACGAATCGGAGTGGAGTAGCCTGACCGCCGATTATCTCGGAACTTTGCATCAGAACAAAAATTTTTCGGCCAAGGAGATGCAGGACCTGATTCCGCAGGTTGCCAAATTGATTGATGAACCGGTCTCCGATGCGGCGCTCTTTCCCAATTATCTCTTGTCGAAATTTGCCAGAGAAAATGTGACAGTTGCTCTCGCCGGTGACGGGGGTGATGAAATATTTTTCGGTTACCCGACTTTTCAATCGGCCAAGATTTCTGATTGGTTTAGAAAGATTCCGGAGAGTTTAAGGCGGTCGCTTTTGGAACCGACGGTCGGCCTGCTTCCGACTTCCTTCAATAATATTACTTTAGACTATAAACTGAAGCGTTTTTTCACGGGTCTTCATTACCCAAAAAAGTATGAGCAGCTGATTTGGGTCGGTTCGTTTACACCCGAAGAGAAGCGGGGATTGTTGCACGAAGATTTTCTGAGTCAAATCGAACCCGGCTCAGAGTTTTCCTTCGTCGATAAGTATCGAGATCCGATTAAAGGAGCCGGTGAACTCGATCAGGTTGGAGATTTTTATTTGAGGACTTATTTGGCTGATGGGGTTTTGGCGATTAAAGATCGGGCGAGCATGATGGCATCTCTCGAGCTTCGCGCGCCGTTCCTCGACTACCGGCTGGTTGATTTTGCCGCTTCGCTACCGACAGATTTGAAAATGAAGGGTTTCAATACTAAGTATCTCTTGAAGAAACTGATGGAAGGTAAGTTGCCCGATGAGGTGGTTTATCGACCCAAAAAAGGCTTTGGCATCCCGATTGCCAAATGGCTTCGAGGCGAGCTGAAAGATTTTATGCTCGAGACTTTGAGTGAGGAGTCAATTAACGAAGGAAAAATTTTCAACTATAGTTTCATAAAAAAACTAATAGACGATCATTTATCCGGCAAGAAAGATAACCGTAAATTACTTTGGACACTGTTGGTTTTTGAGTTGTGGCGTAAAGAGTGGCTCAAAGCTTAA